The following are encoded together in the Limanda limanda chromosome 12, fLimLim1.1, whole genome shotgun sequence genome:
- the noxred1 gene encoding NADP-dependent oxidoreductase domain-containing protein 1 has protein sequence MEDVTAGLNSLTFDPGFTGEEKTVKHLCARAAGLTFSGCAHALYLCKLVCSLRCVLRGHCSHGASAVTPAAGDGDLCVGILGAGHLGKPLLLSLLEMTDIKPSHIKVSTRRPESAVEFVPTGVECFFDNRRLAAWADVLFLCCLPSHLPRVCGDLRSHLSKHCLVYSFISAVPVTRLAELLGHDFILKPQYEFVGGDAADVWLSCSSLSTALKDPSLIEALCPLTVSGGISLSENWLCAVLCSLLNICTSAGLGYSDALSRINRLFEGTWTNVVQLTTSSFIGSSHASSLREDEPFPWISLTDAQTKETPLLKFLLSNEYVQQWISAAYKSLLLTPGTLHTHTLK, from the exons ATGGAGGACGTCACTGCTGGTCTGaacagtttgacctttgaccctggaTTCACCGGGGAGGAGAAGACGGTAAAACACCTGTGTGCACGCGCGGCTGGACTGACATTTAGCGGGTGCGCGCACGCTCTGTACCTGTGTAAACTCGTCTGTTCACTGAG GTGTGTCCTCAGAGGACACTGTTCACACGGGGCCTCTGCTGtgacaccagcagcaggagatggtgACCTCTGTGTGGGGATACTGGGAGCAGGTCACCTGGGTAAAccgctgctcctctccctcctggaAATGACGGACATCAAACCATCACACATCAAGGTTTCCACCAGAAGACCTGAATCTGCAG tggaaTTTGTCCCGACCGGTGTTGAGTGTTTCTTCGACAATCGCAGACTGGCAGCATGGGCAGACGTCCTGTTCCTCTGCTGTCTGCCCTCTCACCTCCCCAGAGTCTGTGGTGATCTCCGCTCTCACCTGTCAAAACACTGCCTGGTGTACAGCTTCATCTCTGCTGTGCCTGTCACCAG ATTGGCTGAGCTTCTCGGGCACGACTTCATTCTGAAACCGCAGTATGAGTTTGTGGGCGGTGACGCTGCAGACGTGTGGCTCTCCTGCTCTTCTCTGTCCACGGCTTTGAAAGATCCTTCACTGATAGAGGCATTGTGTCCCCTCACCGTGAGCG GTGGGATTTCTCTGAGCGAGAACTGGttgtgtgcagtgttgtgcagcCTGCTGAACATCTGCACCTCTGCTGGTCTGGGATACAGTGACGCTCTCTCCAGGATAAACAGACTCTTTGAGGGGACATGGACAAACGTCGTGCAATTAACCACGAGCAGTTTCATCGGTTCTTCTCATGCATCCTCCCTCCGCGAAGATGA GCCTTTTCCTTGGATTTCTCTCACTGATGCTCAGACCAAGGAGACACCACTGCTGAAGTTTCTGTTAAGTAATGAATATGTGCAGCAGTGGATCTCTGCAGCGTACAAATCACTGCTGCTGACTCCAGGaactttacacactcacactctaaAGTAA